In one Dermacentor albipictus isolate Rhodes 1998 colony unplaced genomic scaffold, USDA_Dalb.pri_finalv2 scaffold_11, whole genome shotgun sequence genomic region, the following are encoded:
- the LOC139051316 gene encoding uncharacterized protein yields MERQIGLPKTWNLLRYLLDPENSKSTQRHCLYKIIHRYKGTEEELLQELQRLYVGNTTKEQHPYTGKENPYLDSPITEAEVRAELMRLNTKSTPGPDGITNKILRNLDDESLQGLGVGQRTHAYVKDFLSDRVAQITIGEVKSKEIKLGSRGTPQGSVLSPFLFNVAMIGLPAELENIEGLHNSLYADDITLWVTGGSDGQIEEVLQTAIHTVEKYVMDKGLRCSPQKSELLLYRPTRRGRKSSTGKPNITLFVNGTQIPIVDSIRVLGLHVSANGHNGETIRILENSAQQTLRLIKRIANRHYGMKENNLVRLVQAFVISRIVYVTPYLNLQVAEKTKIDGIIRRSFKQAIGLPINTSNDRLLALGVHNTLEELIEAHTIAQYERLSQTPTGRHILNKLKVTYASQYGTKVDIPHDIRKQLIIPPLPKNMHPEHHRERREERARAIQRRFQRSQDVVYVDAAEYTTNQNMSIVAVNSQGERKVSGSIKINRAEVAEESAIALAMASTLATIIVSDSKTAILNYAKGRISPESQRILANFRGERVVHIIWAPAHSSLPGNEAADTVARGLTNRATGAPRLGLTGDRMVGYREITNHYRLGRVRFPPAHPSLNKQQAVAWRLLQTNTYPNPVSYNHYYPDQYSANCKLCQERADLDHIIWACPRAPRQGRKIQDRKQWEIVLLSSAPEDQLLAVQQAEDAARAQGLLAAI; encoded by the exons ATGGAGAGACAGATAGGGCTACCTAAAACCTGGAATCTTCTGCGTTATCTTTTAGACCCGGAAAACAGCAAGTCCACACAACGACACTGCCTGTACAAAATTATTCACAGATACAAAGGCACGGAAGAAGAACTTTTACAGGAACTACAAAGGCTATACGTAGGAAATACAACCAAAGAACAACATCCGTATACTGGTAAGGAGAACCCGTATCTCGACAGCCCCATAACCGAGGCTGAAGTTCGAGCGGAACTCATGAGGCTCAACACGAAATccacgccaggcccggatggaatcaccaacaagatcctgAGAAATCTCGATGATGAATCT TTACAAGGCCTAGGAGTGGGCCAACGAACCCACGCGTATGTTAAAGACTTTCTCTCCGACCGTGTTGCGCAAATCACAATCGGTGAAGTGAAATCCAAAGAGATAAAACTCGGAAgccggggcacaccacaaggatcagtcttatctccctttcttttcaatgtagctatgattggcctgccagcagaactagaaaatatagaaggattacataatagcctgtacgccgatgatatcaccctttgggtaacaggtggaagtgatgggcagattgaggaagtcctccaaacagccatacatacggttgagaaatatgtcatggataaaggattgagatgctcgccgcaaaaatcagaattacttctatatcgaccgacacgcaggggccgtaagagttctacgggtaaaccaaacatcacgctttttgtaaatggcacccaaatacctattgtcgacagcattagagtcctcggactccacgtatcagcgaacggtcacaacggggaaacaatcagaatactagaaaacagcgcacaacaaACACTGAGATTAATTAAGAGAATAGCTAATCGCCATTATGGGATGAAAGAGAACAATCTGGTACGTCTAGTCCAGGCGTTTGTCATCAGCCGCATAGTATATGTAACCCCTTACCTAAATCTTCAAgtagcagaaaagacaaaaatcgacggcatcattagacgatcattcaaacaagccataggtttgccgataaacacatcaaatgacaggctcctagccttaggtgtccacaacacgctcgaagaactcatagaagcccatacgatagcgcaatatgaaagactctcacaaacacctactggcagacacatacttaacaagcttaaagtaacatacgcatcacagtatggcactaaagtagacattccccacgacataagaaagcagcttattatcccaccgctacccaaaaacatgcatcctgaacaccacagggaaaggcgggaggaaagggcaagagctatacagaggagattccaacgctctcaggacgtggtgtacgtcgacgcgGCAGAGTACACGACTAATCAGAATATGTCtatcgttgcagtgaactcgcaaggtgagcgtaaggtcagcggatctattaaaattaacagagccgaggtggctgaggaatcggccattgctctcgcaatggcttccacactggccacgataatagtcagtgattctaaaaccgccattttaaattacgcaaagggacgcatctcgccggaatcacaacgtatcctggcaaactttcgcggtgagcgggtggtccatatcatctgggcgcctgcgcactcctctctccccggcaatgaggcggccgacaccgtggctcgaggactcacaaaccgagccaccggggcgccgcggttagggctgacaggggaccggatggttggctacagggagataactaatcattacagattggggagggtgcgttttcctcccgcacacccatcacttaataagcagcaggcggtggcatggcgcctccttcaaacaaatacatatccgaacccggtgtcttataatcattattacccagaccaatattcggccaattgtaaactttgtcaagaaagggcggacctagatcacattatctgggcctgccctcgggcgccacgacagggccgaaaaattcaggaccggaagcagtgggagatcgtgttgctcagctcggcccccgaagaccaacttttggctgtccagcaggccgaggatgccgctagagctcaagggcttctggccgccatctag